Proteins from one Flavobacterium branchiarum genomic window:
- a CDS encoding C40 family peptidase yields the protein MKNILSILALVLLFASCKSASSVTNNKKEDNTKTIVKDLIYTASESIGVRYKAGGTSNKGYDCSGLVFTTFNSENIKLPRTSLEQSKIGEVINRNKAKKGDLIFFKTNRSSQINHVGLIVEINSEEIKFIHSSTSKGVIISSTKEPYYRDSYVQVNRILE from the coding sequence TTGAAAAACATATTATCCATACTCGCTTTAGTCCTATTATTTGCGTCATGCAAGTCGGCATCGTCTGTTACGAATAATAAGAAAGAAGACAACACCAAAACAATTGTAAAAGATTTAATTTATACAGCATCAGAGAGTATTGGTGTTCGTTATAAAGCTGGTGGTACATCAAATAAAGGCTATGATTGTTCTGGATTGGTATTTACAACGTTCAATTCTGAGAATATAAAATTGCCTAGAACCTCTTTGGAACAATCTAAAATCGGTGAAGTTATAAATCGAAATAAAGCAAAAAAAGGCGATTTAATATTTTTTAAAACCAACAGAAGCTCACAAATAAACCATGTTGGATTAATTGTAGAAATTAATAGTGAGGAGATTAAGTTCATACATTCCTCTACTTCAAAAGGGGTAATAATTTCTTCTACCAAAGAGCCTTATTATCGTGATTCTTACGTTCAAGTTAACCGCATACTTGAGTAA
- the lpxB gene encoding lipid-A-disaccharide synthase yields the protein MKYYIIAGEASGDLHGSNLMKALYKEDPNAEIRFWGGDLMQQTGGTLVKHYRELAFMGFIEVIFNLKTILSNISFCKKDIAQFKPDVLIFIDYPGFNMRIAKWAKALNYKTHYYISPQIWAWKESRITDIKHDIDKMFVILPFEKSFYEDKHNFPVEFVGHPLIDAIHNQPTFDEATFRKENNLSEKPIIAILPGSRKQEITKMLSVMLSVVNDFKEYQFVIAGAPSQDYSFYQHFVTNENIKFVSNKTYALLQSSTAALVTSGTATLETALFKVPEVVCYKGSWASYQIAKRIITLKYISLVNLIMDKEVVTELIQDDCSPKRIKEELTKLLEPNYRKALLHNYDVLEEKLGGIGASEKTAKLIVADLK from the coding sequence ATGAAATACTACATTATTGCTGGAGAAGCCTCAGGCGATTTACATGGTTCAAATTTGATGAAAGCTTTATATAAAGAAGATCCTAACGCCGAAATTCGTTTTTGGGGAGGAGATTTAATGCAACAAACTGGCGGAACATTAGTAAAACATTACCGCGAGCTTGCCTTCATGGGATTTATAGAAGTTATATTTAATTTAAAAACCATTCTCAGCAATATCTCTTTTTGCAAAAAAGACATCGCTCAATTTAAACCAGATGTATTAATCTTTATTGATTATCCTGGTTTTAACATGCGTATTGCAAAATGGGCAAAAGCATTAAATTATAAAACACACTATTATATTTCTCCACAAATATGGGCTTGGAAAGAAAGTCGAATTACCGATATTAAACATGATATTGATAAGATGTTTGTAATTTTACCTTTCGAAAAAAGTTTCTATGAAGACAAGCATAATTTTCCAGTAGAATTTGTTGGTCATCCTTTAATCGATGCCATTCATAACCAACCCACTTTTGATGAAGCAACATTTAGAAAAGAAAACAATTTAAGTGAGAAACCTATTATTGCTATTTTACCAGGAAGCCGTAAACAAGAAATCACAAAAATGCTTTCGGTTATGCTAAGTGTTGTAAATGATTTTAAAGAATATCAATTTGTAATTGCTGGTGCTCCTAGCCAAGACTATTCTTTTTATCAACATTTCGTGACTAATGAAAACATAAAATTTGTATCAAACAAAACATATGCTTTATTGCAATCGTCAACAGCTGCTCTGGTAACATCAGGAACAGCAACACTGGAAACAGCTCTTTTTAAAGTACCAGAAGTTGTTTGTTATAAAGGTAGTTGGGCGTCATACCAAATTGCAAAACGTATTATTACCTTAAAGTATATTTCGTTAGTAAATCTAATCATGGACAAAGAAGTGGTTACCGAACTTATTCAAGATGATTGCTCTCCTAAGCGAATTAAAGAGGAACTAACTAAGTTATTAGAACCTAATTATCGTAAAGCGCTTTTACATAACTACGATGTATTAGAAGAAAAACTCGGCGGAATTGGTGCGAGCGAAAAAACTGCTAAATTAATTGTAGCCGATTTAAAATAA
- the surE gene encoding 5'/3'-nucleotidase SurE, with the protein MNSKKPLILVTNDDGVSAPGIRALISVMSQIGEVVVVAPDKPQSAMGHAITINSTLYLNKLSKDGDPITEYSCSGTPVDCVKLAVNEILKRKPDLCVSGVNHGSNSSINVIYSGTMSAAVEAGIEGIPAIGFSLLDFDWNADFESIKSFIKKITLETLQNKLPEGVVLNVNFPKLKENEIKGIKICRQAKAQWVEKFDKRKTPSGKDYYWLSGEFVNQDKGEDTDEWALENGYISVVPVQFDLTAHHTMQQINNWNWNE; encoded by the coding sequence ATGAATTCAAAAAAACCTTTGATCTTAGTAACCAATGATGATGGTGTTTCGGCACCTGGAATTAGAGCTTTAATTAGTGTAATGTCACAAATTGGTGAAGTGGTTGTTGTAGCACCAGACAAGCCTCAGAGCGCAATGGGACATGCCATTACCATAAACAGTACTTTGTATCTTAACAAATTATCTAAAGATGGTGACCCAATAACTGAATACAGTTGTTCTGGCACTCCTGTCGATTGTGTAAAACTTGCTGTAAATGAGATCTTAAAACGAAAGCCTGATTTATGTGTTTCGGGAGTAAACCATGGATCAAATTCTTCTATAAACGTAATTTACTCAGGAACTATGAGTGCAGCTGTCGAAGCGGGTATTGAAGGAATTCCTGCAATAGGTTTCTCATTACTAGATTTTGATTGGAATGCAGATTTTGAAAGTATTAAATCTTTCATCAAAAAAATCACCCTTGAGACGCTACAGAACAAATTACCTGAAGGAGTGGTTTTAAATGTAAACTTTCCAAAATTAAAGGAAAATGAAATTAAGGGAATAAAAATTTGTCGTCAAGCGAAAGCACAATGGGTAGAGAAATTTGATAAAAGAAAAACACCTTCTGGAAAGGATTACTATTGGCTTTCGGGCGAATTTGTAAACCAAGATAAAGGGGAAGATACTGACGAATGGGCACTGGAAAATGGTTACATATCTGTAGTTCCTGTACAATTTGACTTAACAGCGCACCATACCATGCAACAAATTAACAACTGGAATTGGAATGAATAA